A stretch of Arachis hypogaea cultivar Tifrunner chromosome 15, arahy.Tifrunner.gnm2.J5K5, whole genome shotgun sequence DNA encodes these proteins:
- the LOC112748106 gene encoding uncharacterized protein, translating into MRLALSGKRKICFIDSSLPKPDLILDPALAESWQCTNDIITTWLLNAISKDIAASVIYAGSAALLWQDLETRFSQSNAPRIFELKRSLMSLTQGSFSVSQYFAKLKILWEELNNFKPLVSCSCGGVKPIQVSLDQEYVMLLLMGLNENLANVRS; encoded by the coding sequence ATGAGGCTTGCGTTGAGTGGAAAACGCAAAATCTGCTTCATCGATAGCTCCCTCCCAAAGCCAGATCTAATTCTTGACCCTGCGCTTGCTGAATCATGGCAGTGCACGAACGACATCATCACTACGTGGTTGCTGAATGCGATCTCTAAGGATATTGCGGCAAGCGTCATCTATGCTGGATCCGCGGCTTTACTCTGGCAAGATTTGGAGACTCGCTTCTCTCAGAGCAACGCACCTCGCATCTTTGAGCTGAAGAGGTCACTCATGTCTCTTACTCAAGGCTCTTTCTCGGTCTCACAATATTTCGCAAAGTTGAAGATACTTTGGGAGGAACTCAACAACTTCAAGCCATTGGTATCTTGTTCTTGTGGTGGCGTTAAGCCGATTCAAGTCTCTCTTGATCAAGAATATGTGATGCTGTTGCTTATGGGTCTCAATGAGAATTTGGCAAATGTTCGAAGCTAG